In Tiliqua scincoides isolate rTilSci1 chromosome 1, rTilSci1.hap2, whole genome shotgun sequence, the following are encoded in one genomic region:
- the LOC136655285 gene encoding prostaglandin reductase 2-like yields the protein MIIQRVVLNSHPGIYGEPVAENFRMEEATIPDKIADGQVKVRTLYLSVDPYMRYRMNEGSTYISSWKVNEVADGGGIGVVEESKDAQFAPGDFVTCFNWPWQTKAILDGRQLEKLDPQLVGGHLSYFLGAAGLTGLTSLLGIREKGHVSPGANQTMVVSGAAGACGSVAGQIGLLEGCSKVVGICGTDEKCSILVSEMGFDGAINYKKENVTQRLRELCPAGVDVYFDNVGGDISDVVTRQMNPNSHIILCGQISQYNQDMSSPPPPPTEIEEIIKVQNITRERYLVMNYKDKYPASTVQLCQWIKEGKLKVRETVVRGLENIGAAFQSMMTGGNIGKQLVLVSE from the exons ATGATCATACAGAGAGTGGTGCTGAATTCACACCCTG GCATCTATGGAGAACCAGTTGCAGAAAATTTCCGTATGGAGGAAGCCACAATACCGGATAAAATTGCAGATGGCCAAGTCAAAGTTCGTACCCTTTATCTTTCTGTGGACCCTTATATG CGCTATCGCATGAATGAGGGTTCCACTTACATTTCATCCTGGAAGGTGAATGAAGTTGCAGATGGCGGAGGAATTGGTGTCGTGGAGGAAAGCAAAGATGCACAGTTTGCTCCTGGAGACTTTGTAACTTGCTTCAACTGGCCCTGGCAGACAAAAGCCATTCTTGATGGGAGGCAACTTGAGAAG CTTGATCCCCAGCTTGTAGGTGGACATCTTTCCTACTTTTTGGGTGCAGCTGGCCTGACTGGACTGACATCTTTGCTAGGAATAAGAGAGAAAGGACATGTGTCCCCAGGTGCTAATCAAACCATGGTTGTCAGTGGAGCTGCTGGTGCCTGTGGCTCAGTGGCTGGACAG ATAGGTCTCCTAGAGGGCTGTTCCAAAGTGGTTGGTATCTGTGGCACAGATGAAAAATGTTCCATTTTGGTCTCAGAAATGGGCTTTGATGGCGCCATCAACTATAAGAAGGAGAATGTGACACAACGCTTGCGTGAGCTCTGTCCAGCTGGAGTGGATGTGTATTTTGACAATGTTGGTGGAGACATCAGTGATGTCGTAACAAGACAA ATGAACCCCAATAGCCATATCATTTTATGTGGCCAGATCTCCCAGTACAACCAGGATatgtcttctcctcctcctccacctactGAAATAGAAGAAATCATTAAAGTGCAGAATATTACAAG GGAAAGGTATCTAGTTATGAACTACAAGGACAAATATCCAGCTAGTACTGTGCAGCTCTGTCAGTGGATTAAAGAGGGGAAATTGAAG GTTAGAGAAACTGTAGTACGAGGCTTGGAAAACATTGGAG CAGCCTTCCAGTCTATGATGACCGGGGGCAACATTGGGAAACAGTTAGTGCTTGTTTCAGAGTGA